The Komagataeibacter sp. FNDCR2 nucleotide sequence CACCTCGTTCGCCATGCGATAGAACCGTTCGGTGTGCGTATTGCGGTCATGGGCGAAATCCCGCCGCCAGCGCGCGCATGCGCCCTGAAACCCCGCCAGCGCACCCACCGCCGCCAGCTTGGTGAACCACCACCCGGCATGCCAGTCCACCAGCCCCGGAATGGTCGCCAGCGCCCCACCGAAGATGAAGGTGCTGATCATGGCCGGCAGCATGATGAAGCGCAGCAGCCTGTATTCCATGACCTTGAACCGTTCGGATTCCGCTGATCCCGCTTCCACCTGGCAGTGATAGACAAACAGCCGTGGCAGATAGAACACGCCCGCCATCCATGCGATGAGCGATATGATGTGAAACGCCTTCAGCCACAGCATGAAGGGGACCAGCGCGGTCATTACGCCCTGTCTCCCGCGCCATCCTGACTGCTCAGGATACGGCGGAGCAGCGGCACGAATTCATCCAGATGCGCGATACGCAGCAGCCCGGGCCACGAGGGGGCGGGCAGGCGCGCCGGGCGAAGCAGCACGCAGCCCATGCCCGCCGCCTGCGCGGCGCGGGCGCCGGTTTCGGTATCTTCCAGCACGATGCAGGCATCGGGCGGCACATCCTGTGCCCGCGCCGCGGCCAGATAGACCGCCGGGTCCGGCTTGGGGCAGCCCATGTCCCGCGCGGAATGGATGCATGCGGGAACAATCAGCGCATCCAGGCCGGTGCGGGTGAATTTCGCCTCCATTTCCATGGACGAGGAATTGGATCCGATACGGTAGGGCAGGCCCAGTTCCGCCACGCCGCGCAGCATGGCGGGCGCGCCGTCAATGGTTTCGGCCTCATTGCGCATGAGGGTGACAAGGTTGCGCTGCATCCGCGCGGGCCAGTCACCGGGCAGGCTGATCCCCTCCGCCTGTTCGATCTCATGCTTCAGCGCCGTCAGCGCATGCCCCGCGAAGCGGCGGACCGCTTCGTCATCGCTGATCTCGCGGCCATATTCGCGTATCGAGCGGGCGATCATCCGGCATGACGGCCCCTCGCTGTCGATCAGGACACCATCGCAATCAAAGATGACGAGCTTGAGCGTCCCGTCGGGGCGCAGGGCGGCAGGTACCATGGCTCACACCGTCCGGATGGTCTTGATGAGATCGCCCACATGCTCGGGCGGCGTGGCGGGAATGACGCCATGGCCCAGATTGAACACGTGGGGGCGTCCCTTCATGGCGTCGCGGATGGCGCGTGCTTCCTGTCGCATCCCCTCCCCCCCGGCAAGGACGCGGATGGGGTCGAGATTGCCCTGAAGCACCAGCGTTCCGGGCAGTTTTTCCGCCAGCGCCTTCATGTCCGCCCCGGTATCGAGCGCCAGTGCGTTCACGCCGGTCCTTTGGCCATATTCGATCGCCATGATCCCGCCCAGGCGCGGAAAACCGATGACCGGCACGCCCGGATGGCGGCTGTTGATGATTTCCGTAATCCGGCGCGCCGGTTCAATGACATGCTGGCGGAACTGCGAGGGCGGCAGCAGGCCCGACCAGCTATCGAACAGCATCACCGCCTCGGCCCCGGCCTCGATCTGGGCGCACAGCATCTCCGCCGTCGATGTGGTCAGCAGGTCGATCAGGTGGTTGAAGAATTCGGGGTCCGTGTAGGCGCGCGTGCGGGTTTCCTCGAACTCGCGTGAACCATGGCCTTCGACCATGTAGCACGCCACCGTGAACGGCGCGCCCGCGAAGCCGATCAGCGTGACCTGTCCGGGCCGGGCGGGACCGATCGGCTCGGGGCCATCCACAATGGCGCGCAGCCGCTTCAGCGTTTCCATGACCGGCTGGACGGCCTGCGCCACCCGGCCGGGGTCAAGCCGCGCCAGATCCGCCATCGAGCGCACCGGCTCCAGCACCGGGCCCCTGCCCGGCACGAACTCCAGCGACTGGCCCATAGCCCAGGGCAGGATCAGGATATCGGAAAACAGGATCGCGCCATCCATGCCAAAACGCCGGATGGGCTGAAGCGTGATGTCCACCGCCATATCCGGTGTCATGCAGCGGGTGAGGAAATCCGCTTTTTCACGCAAGGCCCGGAATTCCGGCAGGAACCGCCCCGCCTGCCGCATCAGCCATACCGGAGGGGGCCATGTCGCCTCTCCCAACAGGGTGGCGAGCAGGGGTTTGCGTGTTTCTGTCATTGATCCGTCGTTCTGTTTCATTGTGGCCGGACTATCTCGTACTTTCCGCCCGGCGGATAGCGGGCAAGCACGACGCGCGCGCTCCCTTCAAATCAATAAAAGAAAAGAGAAAGAAAATTTTTGATGTGCTTTAAGTGCTGTGGATGACGGGGTACCCGCACTTCCGAAAATGTACCCCACTTTTCCCACAGAGTGTACAGTTTCCGACTCCAAGGATTCCCGTGGCTGTGGGAAGTTATCCAGATTGTACCGACATAAGCCTGTGTACAACCCACCGCGAACGGAGGTGTACCCGTTGTCCACGGTACTCGGTACGGCGGCGAATTGTTTCGAGTACTGTCCCCATGTACCCCAGTACTCTCGCGGGCTGAATTTCATGTTTCACTTCCGCAGTACGGAGAAGGCGATGCCGGACGACTCGAATTTAGTACTAAAGGCCCCACCGTTACAGGCGGAGTCGCCGCCGATAGTACTCGCAAGCCGCTCCGCCGCGCGCAGAAGCCTGCTGGAATCGGCGGGGTTGCGGGTGACATGTCAGGCCGCGGATGTGGATGAACACGCCATCCGCCACCATGGCAGGGCCCGTGGGCTGGACGCGGACCAGACCGCGCTCGAACTTGCCCGGGCCAAGGCGCGCGCGATTGGGGGAAGCCCGGGCGCGGTCGTGATCGGGGCGGACCAGATGCTGTCCTGTCAGGGGAGATGGTTCGACAAGCCCGAAACCGTGGCGCAGGCGCGCGATCATCTGCGTGCCCTGCGGGGGCGCTCCCACACGCTGCATACGGCGGTGGTGCTTGTGCATGAGGGATGCGAGATATGGCGGCATGTCGCACGCCCGGTGCTGCACATGCGCGCCTTCAGCGATTCCTTCATGGAAGGCTATCTGGCGGCGGAGGGCGATGAAATCCTGTCCTGCGTGGGCTGCTACCGGCTGGAAGGGCCGGGTATCCAGCTTTTTTCCCGTATCGAGGGCGATTACGCCGCGATTCTGGGCCTGCCGCTCCTTCCGCTGCTCGAGGCACTCCGGGCGCGGCATATCATCTTGCAATAAATCGGTTTGCCGGGGGTTGCATTGGTCCGGAGTTATGGTTATACCCCGCGAACCGAACCACGGTGGACCATCTGGATGGTCAGCCGGTTGGAACAGTGGGGCCATAGCTCAGTTGGGAGAGCGCCTGAATGGCATTCAGGAGGTCAGGGGTTCGACTCCCCTTGGCTCCACCAGATTCCGCATCTGGTACCCCCACAAAAAATCCTGTAAATCATACAGAAGTTTCTGGTGAAGTCTTTTTCAAAAGGCTCCCATAAACACCGCCTTTTTGAAAAAAGGCGGCGCGGTCCTGTCTTAATCAGTTGGTAACGTCCATCGCGTTAAACTGTTTTCAGGATGATGAAACGAAGAACACGCGCTGCCATTTCCATGCCGGGCGCGACAGATGGGCGGATCCCGATGCGGGTTTTAACCTGCTTCGCATTCACGCCCCCGCATGGTGCCTGCATGGGAATGAACGCCATAAGGAGCGCATGGCCTGTCCATTTTTCCCACGGTCGCGGGAAAGGACAGTGACCGTGAAGATGGAGTCCCTGCCACTTGAAGGGGTGCTGCTGCTGACCCCTCCCCGGTTTGACGACTGTCGCGGTTTTTTCAGTGAAACATATAACGCCGCCCTCTGGGCCAAGGTCGGGATCACCACGCCCTTCGTGCAGGATAATCATAGCCTTTCCCGCCATCGCGGCGTTGTGCGCGGTCTGCACTGCCAGGTCCCGCCCTGCCCGCAGGGCAAGCTGGTGCGGTGCAGCCAGGGGGCGATATGGGATGTGGCGGTTGACGTGCGCACCGGCTCCCCCACTTTCGGCCAGTGGGTCGCGGCGACCCTGAGTGCTGAAAATGGCAGCCAGTTATGGATCCCTCCGGGCTTCCTGCACGGTTTTTGCACATTACGCGAAAATACGGAGGTGCAGTACAAATGCACCGGCCTGTGGGACCGGGCCTGTGAACGGGTCGTGCGCTGGAATGATGAAACGCTGGGTATCGAATGGCCGGTAAGCGACCGCCAGGCCATCCTTTCCCCCCGGGATGAACAGGCCCCTGCCTTTTCCAGCGTGATCGACTGGTTTCAGTGGCCATGACGTCGGCCTTCCCTTCCCCCCCTTTCCTTACGGATTTCCGTATTCTGGTCACCGGCGGGTCCGGTCAGCTCGCCACCGCCCTGCACCGGCGGGGTGGCGCGGCGGTCAGGGTGGTGGGACGGCCGGAATTCGATTTCGGCAGGCCCGATACCGTCGTCCGGATCATGCAGGACATCCGGCCCGATCTGGTCATCAACGCCGCCGCATGGACCGCCGTGGACGCGGCGGAGGACCAGCCCGACCTGGCCCGGCAGGCCAATGTGGAAGGCCCGGCCCTGCTGGCATGGCTATGCGCGGGGCAGGCGGTGCCGGTGCTGCATGTCTCGACGGATTATGTATTCAGCGGCATGAAGGGCCAGCCCTATACCGAGGCGGATCCGGTCAGCCCGCAATGTGTCTATGGCCGCACCAAGGCGGAGGGGGAAACGGCGGTGCTGGGCGCCTGCGCGCAGGCCATGATACTGCGTACGGCGTGGGTGTACGGCCCGACGGGGCGAAATTTCATCCGCACCATGCTGACGGCCGCCCGCAGCCACCCGCGACTCCGGGTCGTGGCCGATCAGTCCGGCAACCCGACCAGTGCGGGGGATCTGGCCGATGTCCTGCTGGGCATCGCCGCGCGGATATTACATACGGGCTGGCAGCCGCATTATCGCGGTGTGTTCCATGCCGCTGGCAGCGGAAGCTGCACATGGCATGAACTGGCCTGCGTGGCGCTGAAGCATGCGGGCCTTACGCACCCCGTCATGCCCATTACCACCGCCGACTGGCCCACACCCGCCGCGCGGCCCGTGGATGCCCGGCTTGACTGTTCACGGTTGCGGCAGGTCTTTGCACTTGAACTGCCGCACTGGCGCGACAGTATAGGCCCGGTGGTGGCGGCCATTGTGCAACACGACAGGCAGGCCGCATCAGGTTGAGTGGTCGAGTTCGTCCAGTTCGATCATTCCGGCCTCGCCACTTTGCGGTGGGGGAATGACCGGCATGGCCGGCTCGGTCGCCCTGTCACCGGGGTGTAGCCGCCGGACCACGCTAAAGGCGGTCATGACCGCGCAGGATCCAAACAGCACGCTGCCCAGAACCTGCCCCACCTGCACGCCCGCCGGCCCGAAGCGCATGCCCATCCACACGAACGGAATGGTGCCCAGCGTCGCCCGCCCCCAGTTGAACAGGGTGGAGTAGAGGGGGAAGCCAAGGTTGTTGAAGGCCGAATTGGCCACGAACAGCATGCCGATAAAGACGTAACCCGCAATGGTCCAGTTACAGAACAGGTGGATCAGCATCGCCGCCGTGCCCTGCGCCGAGAAAACCCGCACGACAATATCCTGCGTCAGGAACAGGATGGCCCATGTTATGGCGACACAGGCGGCAACCAGCCACAGCGAGGCCACCAGCGTCTGCCGCACCCGGTCCAGCTTTCCTGCCCCCAGATTCTGCGACATGATCGGCCCGACCGATCCCGTCAGGGCAAAGACGAACGCGAAGGCCACCGGCACGATCCGGTCGATGGTGGCCTGCCCCGCAACCGCCGCCAGCCCGAAACCAGCCATGGCATGGGTCACGAACACCCCACCCACGGGCGTTGCCAGGTTTGTCAGGATGGCGGGCATGGCCACCTGCCCCACCAGCCTCGTATCCGATAGCACATGGGTCCGCACGGGCCAGCCGAACAGGCCGTGCTTCAGCACGCAGCGAAAACCGATCAGCGCCACGATCAGGCGTGAAAGGATGGTGCTGATCGCGGCCCCCTTCAGGCCGAGCCCCATGACCAGGATCAGCAGCGGGTCGATCAGGGCCGAGATCACCGCCCCCATCAGCGTGACATTCATGGAGATCCGCGCCGCCCCGATGGCGCGCAGCAGGCCCGAACACCCCATGCCCACCGCGATCAGCGGCAGGCCGGGCGAGACGATTTCCAGAAAAGTGGTCGCCTGCCGCGCGGCCTCCCCCTTCGCCCCCAGCAGGGCCAGTAGCGGTGCCGCCAGCCATGCCGTGGCCAGGCCGATCAGAAAGCACGCCCCCAGCATGACCACACCGAAGGAGGACGCGACCCGCCGGGCCTGTTCGATCCGGCCCGCGCCGATCAGCCTGCCGGTGATGGCCCCGATCCCGATGGACAGGCCGATGGATACGGCAATCTGCACATAGCTTATGACCCCGGCGAACCCGATGGCCGCCGTCTGTGCCGGGTCACCCAGCCATGAGATGTAGAACAGGTTCAGCAGATCGACGATAAAGACCGCCATGAGGCCAATGGCCCCCGTGCCCGCCATAACGACAACGTGACGGATGATACGGCCCGTGCAGAATGCGGCATGCGGTCGTTTTACGGGATTTCCCCCCATTCGGGTGTCCAGTCTGCTGTCGGTCAGATGATCTGAACCTGCATGATGGGGGGCAATGAAAGGCGGCACAAGGGCCTTATATACCCCGTTTTTTAGGATATGGCAGAAAAATGGCAGGCTGTTCTGTATATACTGCCAGCACATTGTGCGCTGCAAAATAAACATAAGAATTGTGCAGTGCAAAAAAGTAAAAGCATATTTTTTATTTATATTTATTGTTGACCTTTAAAGATAAGGATGGCATACAGGCGCATACGGAGCCTGCAGGCTTCCATAAATACCAAGAAAATCCGGTAAAAAATCCGGATAGAACGCGATGCTACCGCACCGGCGTTTCACTGGCAGGGTCCCCGCAGGGGGGCCCTGTTTTTTCATGGCGAATAGACTGGGGTGCCATCCCTCTTTTACGTATCTGGCGCCGCCGGGTTTTCTCTACCCTCTGCTTTCCCCCGCCTTTTCATGGCGGGAATCGTTTTGTTGAGGGAGAATGACCGATGTCCAGACTGACTGCGGCCGAACGTGATGCATTGCCCGATTCAGCCTTTGCCCTGCCGGGGCGGCGCTATCCCATACCCGATGCGACCCATGCGCGCGATGCACTCGCCCGGGCCAGTGAAATGCTGCACCGGGGCGATCTGACCCAGCAGGAATATGACACGGTGGTAGCCCGCGCCCACGCGGTGCTGGAAGACGAATAGGAAGCCATAAAAAAAGGGCGCGGGATAAACACCCGCGCCCCTTTATTTACAGTGTGGAAACCGTTCCGGTTCAGCCAGCCTTGTCCAGTTCGGCCTCAAGCTGCGGCAGGACCGTGAACAGATCCCCCACGATGCCATAATCGGCCACCTGGAAGATTGGTGCCTCGGGGTCCTTGTTCACCGCGACGATCACCCGGCTGTCCTTCATCCCGGCCAGATGCTGGATCGCACCGGAAATGCCAAGGGCGATATAAAGCTCCGGCGCCACGATCTTGCCGGTCTGGCCCACCTGGTATTCGTTGGGAACGAAACCGGCATCCACCGCCGCGCGCGATGCGCCAATGGCGGCGCCAAGCCGGTCGGCCAGCGGGTTGAGGAGCTTGAAATTCTCCTCGTTCTGCATGCCGCGTCCACCCGACACCACCACGCGCGCGGATTCCAGTTCCGGGCGTTCGGACTGGGACAGTTCGGTGGAAATGAAGGTCGAACCACCCGGACCGGCGGGCAGGGCGACGTCCTCGATCACGGCGCTGCCCCCTTCGGCCGGAACCGGGTCGAAGGCGGAAGCGCGGACCGTGATCACTTTTTTCGTGTCAGCGGATTTCACCGTGGCCAGCGCGCTGCCCGCGTAGATGGGGCGGACGAAGGTATCGGCATCATTGACGGCGATGATGTCCGGGATCGGCTGCACGTCCAGCAGTGCCGCCGCGCGCGGCAGCACGTTCTTGGCCGTGGCCGACGACGCGGCGAGGATATGCGTATAGTTTCCCGCCAGATCCGCCAGCAGGGCCGCCATGGGTTCGGCCAGTTCGCTATTGCCGGTGTCATCGGTGACCTGAAGCACCTTCTTCACGCCCGGGATGGCCGCCGCCGCCCTGGCCGCCGCCGCCGCATCGGCCCCGGTGACCAGCACATCGATGTCACCCAGCTTCGTCGCCGCCGCAATGGCCGAACGGGACGCCTGCCGGATCACGCCAGCATCATGATCCAGATAAACAAGTACGGTCATGATCAGATCACCTTTGCTTCGTTGCGCAGACGCGAAACCAGTTCAGCCGCCGAGTCGAGCTTGATGCCCGCCTTGCGTTCCGGCGGTTCGGCAACCGAAATCACGCTCAGGCGCGGCGTCATGTCCACGCCCAGATCGGCGGGCGTGATTTTTTCCAGCGGCTTTTTGCGCGCCTTCATGATGTTGGGCAGCGAGGCATAGCGCGGTTCGTTCAGGCGCAGGTCGGCCGTGATGATGGCGGGCAGCGCCAGCTTCACGGTCTGCAGCCCGCCATCGATCTCACGCGTGACGGTCACTTCGCCATCCGCGGCTTCCACCCTGGAGGCGAATGTCGCCTGCGGGCGGCCCAGCAGTCCGGCCAGCATCTGGCCGGTGGCGTTCATGTCATCATCAATGGCCTGCTTGCCCAGAATGACCAGATCCGGCTTTTCCTTTTCCACCAGTACCTTGAGCACCTTGGCTACGGCCAGCGGTTCCGTGACCGTATCGGTTTCCACCAGGATGGCGCGGTCGGCACCCATCGCCAGGGCCGTGCGCAGCGTGTCCTGCGCCTTGGCTTCCCCGATCGAGACCGCGACGATTTCCGTCACCACGCCTTTTTCCTTCAGGCGCACGGCTTCCTCAACCGCGATTTCGTCAAACGGATTGATGGACATCTTGAAGCCAGCGGTTTCAACGCCGGAACCATCGGCCTTTACGCGTGCCTTGATGTTGTAATCAAGCACGCGCTTAACGGGTACAAGAACCTTCATTGCATATTTGCCTGTCTGTATTCGGATAAGGGCAATCTGTGTGGCAGCTACATACCGTACCTGCCGCCAGATTACATCCCGCCGGGATAGTTCGGGCCGCCCGCCCCCTCCGGTGTGGTCCAGTCAATGTTCTGGGCCGGGTCCTTGATGTCGCATGTCTTGCAGTGCACGCAGTTCTGCGCGTTGATCTGCAGGCGCGGATCCGTGGCTTCATCCGCCACTTCATAGACACCGGCCGGGCAGTAACGGCTTTCGGGCGAGCGGAAGACATCCCAGTTCACCGTTTTCCACAGCGAGGTATTGCGTACCTTCAGGTGGACCGGCTGGTCTTCCTCATGGTTGGTGGCGGACAGGAACACGGAGGAGAGGCGATCAAACGTGATCTTGCCATCGGGTTTTGGGTAGCTGATCTTGGGCGAGATGGAGGCCGCTTCCAGCGTCTCGTTATCGCCATGGCGCGTATGCAGGGTCCACGGCGCCCGCCCGCGCAGCAGCATGGCGTCGATGCCGGAATACAGCGCCCCCGCCTTCATGCCGAACCTGGCGAAGGCCGGACGGATGTTGCGCACCGCGCGCAGTTCCTGCCACAGCCATGAATCCCGGATGCGCCGCGTGTAGGAACCTGGTTCCACACGGTTCGTG carries:
- the hemJ gene encoding protoporphyrinogen oxidase HemJ produces the protein MTALVPFMLWLKAFHIISLIAWMAGVFYLPRLFVYHCQVEAGSAESERFKVMEYRLLRFIMLPAMISTFIFGGALATIPGLVDWHAGWWFTKLAAVGALAGFQGACARWRRDFAHDRNTHTERFYRMANEVPTVLMMVIVIMVVVRPF
- a CDS encoding HAD family phosphatase, encoding MVPAALRPDGTLKLVIFDCDGVLIDSEGPSCRMIARSIREYGREISDDEAVRRFAGHALTALKHEIEQAEGISLPGDWPARMQRNLVTLMRNEAETIDGAPAMLRGVAELGLPYRIGSNSSSMEMEAKFTRTGLDALIVPACIHSARDMGCPKPDPAVYLAAARAQDVPPDACIVLEDTETGARAAQAAGMGCVLLRPARLPAPSWPGLLRIAHLDEFVPLLRRILSSQDGAGDRA
- the hemE gene encoding uroporphyrinogen decarboxylase, producing MTETRKPLLATLLGEATWPPPVWLMRQAGRFLPEFRALREKADFLTRCMTPDMAVDITLQPIRRFGMDGAILFSDILILPWAMGQSLEFVPGRGPVLEPVRSMADLARLDPGRVAQAVQPVMETLKRLRAIVDGPEPIGPARPGQVTLIGFAGAPFTVACYMVEGHGSREFEETRTRAYTDPEFFNHLIDLLTTSTAEMLCAQIEAGAEAVMLFDSWSGLLPPSQFRQHVIEPARRITEIINSRHPGVPVIGFPRLGGIMAIEYGQRTGVNALALDTGADMKALAEKLPGTLVLQGNLDPIRVLAGGEGMRQEARAIRDAMKGRPHVFNLGHGVIPATPPEHVGDLIKTIRTV
- a CDS encoding nucleoside triphosphate pyrophosphatase, which encodes MPDDSNLVLKAPPLQAESPPIVLASRSAARRSLLESAGLRVTCQAADVDEHAIRHHGRARGLDADQTALELARAKARAIGGSPGAVVIGADQMLSCQGRWFDKPETVAQARDHLRALRGRSHTLHTAVVLVHEGCEIWRHVARPVLHMRAFSDSFMEGYLAAEGDEILSCVGCYRLEGPGIQLFSRIEGDYAAILGLPLLPLLEALRARHIILQ
- the rfbC gene encoding dTDP-4-dehydrorhamnose 3,5-epimerase; translated protein: MKMESLPLEGVLLLTPPRFDDCRGFFSETYNAALWAKVGITTPFVQDNHSLSRHRGVVRGLHCQVPPCPQGKLVRCSQGAIWDVAVDVRTGSPTFGQWVAATLSAENGSQLWIPPGFLHGFCTLRENTEVQYKCTGLWDRACERVVRWNDETLGIEWPVSDRQAILSPRDEQAPAFSSVIDWFQWP
- the rfbD gene encoding dTDP-4-dehydrorhamnose reductase, which produces MTSAFPSPPFLTDFRILVTGGSGQLATALHRRGGAAVRVVGRPEFDFGRPDTVVRIMQDIRPDLVINAAAWTAVDAAEDQPDLARQANVEGPALLAWLCAGQAVPVLHVSTDYVFSGMKGQPYTEADPVSPQCVYGRTKAEGETAVLGACAQAMILRTAWVYGPTGRNFIRTMLTAARSHPRLRVVADQSGNPTSAGDLADVLLGIAARILHTGWQPHYRGVFHAAGSGSCTWHELACVALKHAGLTHPVMPITTADWPTPAARPVDARLDCSRLRQVFALELPHWRDSIGPVVAAIVQHDRQAASG
- a CDS encoding MATE family efflux transporter, whose protein sequence is MGGNPVKRPHAAFCTGRIIRHVVVMAGTGAIGLMAVFIVDLLNLFYISWLGDPAQTAAIGFAGVISYVQIAVSIGLSIGIGAITGRLIGAGRIEQARRVASSFGVVMLGACFLIGLATAWLAAPLLALLGAKGEAARQATTFLEIVSPGLPLIAVGMGCSGLLRAIGAARISMNVTLMGAVISALIDPLLILVMGLGLKGAAISTILSRLIVALIGFRCVLKHGLFGWPVRTHVLSDTRLVGQVAMPAILTNLATPVGGVFVTHAMAGFGLAAVAGQATIDRIVPVAFAFVFALTGSVGPIMSQNLGAGKLDRVRQTLVASLWLVAACVAITWAILFLTQDIVVRVFSAQGTAAMLIHLFCNWTIAGYVFIGMLFVANSAFNNLGFPLYSTLFNWGRATLGTIPFVWMGMRFGPAGVQVGQVLGSVLFGSCAVMTAFSVVRRLHPGDRATEPAMPVIPPPQSGEAGMIELDELDHST
- a CDS encoding electron transfer flavoprotein subunit alpha/FixB family protein; translation: MTVLVYLDHDAGVIRQASRSAIAAATKLGDIDVLVTGADAAAAARAAAAIPGVKKVLQVTDDTGNSELAEPMAALLADLAGNYTHILAASSATAKNVLPRAAALLDVQPIPDIIAVNDADTFVRPIYAGSALATVKSADTKKVITVRASAFDPVPAEGGSAVIEDVALPAGPGGSTFISTELSQSERPELESARVVVSGGRGMQNEENFKLLNPLADRLGAAIGASRAAVDAGFVPNEYQVGQTGKIVAPELYIALGISGAIQHLAGMKDSRVIVAVNKDPEAPIFQVADYGIVGDLFTVLPQLEAELDKAG
- a CDS encoding electron transfer flavoprotein subunit beta/FixA family protein, with amino-acid sequence MKVLVPVKRVLDYNIKARVKADGSGVETAGFKMSINPFDEIAVEEAVRLKEKGVVTEIVAVSIGEAKAQDTLRTALAMGADRAILVETDTVTEPLAVAKVLKVLVEKEKPDLVILGKQAIDDDMNATGQMLAGLLGRPQATFASRVEAADGEVTVTREIDGGLQTVKLALPAIITADLRLNEPRYASLPNIMKARKKPLEKITPADLGVDMTPRLSVISVAEPPERKAGIKLDSAAELVSRLRNEAKVI